In Amyelois transitella isolate CPQ chromosome 28, ilAmyTran1.1, whole genome shotgun sequence, the following are encoded in one genomic region:
- the LOC106133670 gene encoding uncharacterized protein LOC106133670, whose product MDSILNSKVEKQTIYEIYRACRLCGGGAGYKMPIVQNVIDLDNNGVELKQKIQECLQIEVHQDDKMPPLICELCVDKVNDFYEFMEMCRHINKRTRLRLGLPLQAHKRIIMSTASSDSGDCILGVTEPIYAANDDDKPLSKKSSVKNKKLIKKEIEDDEPLSKSVKKNVSKKDIRVKKEPGVKVEEEHASAARKTRQAPSKQASASPRGRATRQSGSDDNTKLSIKRKSSDDNGRLSALKNNSKTSKNLSQPPVKGLQRELKELLDVKVLYKTEEESCRTKRSREKEPLSENKIEKYGVPAKKVKLSLPLKAPPKPKAKPKRPPSPPPQHVCAVCGAGSKSAQGLATHLRCHLVTFTPNKLSCNPCGEWFSTGEEGLSHHRRHKSKPYRCRHCGAIFTLLSEYDDHFETEDCKPFTEVPDKKCPECWRTYPTQLLLDSHRCQGPDGRPGGKCNKCNRTYTLLKNLKKHEVTCTVRKKGEAIVDPEVEKQLMDTQICLHRCDVLLTNVKGEGYDVSEVDPDFGFDPDRVYPYRYRIKTEPSTGYDTMVAIGDEVKEYYSRDYVHWDSDDSDTDAEERKTNIDSLTTITLKTIFSKKFLGKVPRRRRKSKMENDCNDFVMSRDINSIIDSLNKNDSANDSDCSESIFGPFKRNEAIDAENAFDSLLSENSQDTEKNFELCNSSEVKIRNTVSPEVNDSGLQINDSECVSCDDKLNESKESDHAVNETDDNILRNEESSSDGKLNDNSNEDNDHLMNETDKDFSSNVKLIDTTTGVNNARDTNDSTVNNNDTKERCDSKLGDVESQNHEVQKDEPMEEYQSENSQKESQSSQENERVDSDSQKDSNLQVEINEQSNAVNSAEVSENSDTKLNGQIDLHNLANETSDTEMDDMKLMDALDAQIAVNIGNGDKNNFEMSRNADNDTNRSNFKENFDLNDKDTDHNSKVSGNNDMVDRKQVSLNNIASERQKNLIGMNLDNISDEEFNFDT is encoded by the exons ATGGATAGTATCTTAAACTCAAAAGTTGAGAAACAAACTATTTACGAGATCTACCGAGCATGTCGACTGTGTGGAGGCGGCGCAGGCTACAAAATGCCAATAGTTCAAAATGTTATTGACTTGGACAATAACGGAGTGgaacttaaacaaaaaatccaAGAATGCTTACAAATAGAG GTCCACCAAGATGACAAAATGCCACCGCTCATATGCGAGCTGTGTGTGGACAAAGTGAACGATTTCTACGAGTTCATGGAGATGTGCAGACATATCAACAAACGAACACGTCTGCGGCTCGGCCTTCCGTTGCAAGCGCATAAAAGGATCATCATGAGTACTGCATCA TCAGACTCTGGAGACTGCATACTAGGAGTGACGGAACCTATCTACGCAGCCAATGACGATGACAAACCTTTATCGAAAAAATCTTCAGTCAAAAATAAGAAGCTAATCAAGAAAGAGATAGAAGATGATGAACCATTATCTAAATCTGTGAAGAAGAATGTTTCTAAGAAAGATATTAGAGTGAAAAAGGAGCCTGGTGTTAAG GTCGAAGAAGAACATGCGTCCGCGGCGCGTAAAACCCGCCAAGCGCCGAGCAAACAAGCGTCCGCTTCGCCGCGGGGGCGCGCCACGAGGCAGTCTGGCAGCGATGACAACACTAAGCTTAGTATCAAGAGAAAATCTAGTGATGACAATGGGAGACTTAGTGCTCTGAAG AACAACAGTAAAACTTCAAAGAACTTGTCACAGCCACCCGTCAAAGGCCTTCAGAGGGAGCTCAAAGAGCTTTTAGACGTCAAAGTATTATATAAg ACTGAAGAAGAGTCATGCAGAACGAAGAGGTCCAGAGAGAAGGAACCGCTTTCAGAGAATAAGATTGAAAAATACGGAGTGCCAGCTAAGAAAGTCAA ACTGTCTCTCCCCCTCAAGGCCCCCCCCAAGCCCAAAGCGAAGCCCAAGCGCCCCCCGTCCCCGCCCCCGCAGCACGTCTGCGCGGTGTGCGGCGCCGGCAGCAAGTCAGCTCAGGGGCTCGCCACGCATTTGAGGTGTCACCTCGTCACCTTCACACCGAACAA atTATCATGCAACCCTTGCGGCGAATGGTTCTCCACCGGCGAGGAGGGATTGTCCCACCACAGGCGGCACAAGAGCAAGCCGTACCGCTGTCGGCACTGTGGCGCCATCTTCACGCTGCTGAGTGAATACGACGA CCACTTTGAGACAGAAGACTGCAAGCCGTTCACAGAAGTTCCCGATAAGAAATGTCCGGAGTGCTGGAGGACGTACCCCACGCAGCTGCTGCTGGACTCACACCGCTGCCAGGGACCTGATGGTAGACCGGGAG GTAAATGCAACAAGTGTAATCGCACGTACACACTGCTGAAGAATTTGAAGAAACACGAAGTGACGTGTACTGTTAGAAAGAAAG GTGAAGCGATAGTGGATCCGGAAGTGGAGAAACAGCTAATGGACACACAAATATGTCTGCACCGGTGTGACGTACTGTTAACCAACGTCAAAGGGGAGGGTTATGATGTTTCCGAAGTTGATCCT GACTTCGGATTCGACCCAGACCGCGTTTACCCATACCGGTACCGCATTAAAACTGAACCCTCAACCGGCTACGATACCATGGTGGCCATTGGAGATGAAGTTAAGGAGTATTACTCTCGGGATTACGTCCATTGGGACTCCGATGACTCGGACACTGACGCGgaagaaagaaaaactaaTATAGACTCACTCACAACTATAACTCTTAAAACTATATTCTCAAAGAAATTCCTAGGAAAAGTGCCGAGGAGACGAAGGAAATCGAAAATGGAGAATGATTGTAACGACTTTGTTATGAGTAGAGATATTAATAGTATAATagatagtttaaataaaaatgacagtGCAAACGATTCGGACTGTTCTGAAAGTATTTTTGGACCGTTCAAGAGGAATGAGGCGATTGATGCGGAGAACGCTTTCGATTCACTGTTAAGTGAAAATTCGCAAGATACAGAGAAGAATTTCGAATTGTGTAATAGTAGTGAAGTGAAGATCAGAAATACGGTTTCGCCTGAAGTCAATGATTCGGGTTTACAAATTAATGATAGTGAATGTGTTAGTTGTGATGACAAATTAAATGAGAGTAAAGAAAGTGATCATGCGGTAAACGAAACTGATGATAACATACTTAGAAATGAAGAGTCAAGTAGTGATGGTAAATTAAATGACAACTCCAATGAAGATAATGATCATTTAATGAATGAAACTGATAAAGACTTTAGTAGTAAcgttaaattaattgatacCACAACAGGAGTAAATAATGCTCGTGACACTAATGATAGCACagttaataataatgacaCGAAAGAACGTTGTGATAGTAAATTAGGTGATGTTGAATCACAAAATCATGAAGTACAAAAAGACGAACCAATGGAAGAATATCAATCTGAAAATAGTCAAAAAGAATCACAATCATCACAAGAAAATGAAAGGGTAGATAGTGATTCGCAAAAAGATTCTAATTTACAAGTCGAAATAAATGAACAATCTAATGCAGTTAACTCTGCTGAAGTTAGTGAGAATTCTGATACTAAACTGAACGGACAAATAGATTTACATAACTTAGCGAATGAAACTAGTGACACTGAAATGGATGATATGAAATTAATGGACGCTTTAGACGCGCAGATCGCCGTTAATATTGGTAATggtgacaaaaataattttgaaatgtctCGGAATGCGGATAATGATACCAACAGgtctaattttaaagaaaattttgatcTAAATGATAAAGATACTGACCATAATAGTAAAGTGTCTGGTAATAATGATATGGTCGATCGAAAACaagtaagtttaaataatatagcTTCTGAGCGACAAAAGAATTTAATTGGAATGAATCTGGATAATATCAGTGATGAAGAGTTTAATTTTGATACATAG